In Podospora pseudoanserina strain CBS 124.78 chromosome 5, whole genome shotgun sequence, a single window of DNA contains:
- the MET32 gene encoding transcriptional regulator of sulfur amino acid metabolism (COG:S; EggNog:ENOG503P3EU), which translates to MAEQSSPRSYDRRQQYRDGLPPFSLPPSSGFPLSGADDRSPQASDLHSPSSAYSLSAASSPGFQPAWNSKLSSQHQDSGSQEQYYARKPLPGSPPQSSSPSRFGGQLPPITSLLPPASQYPPSLHPSHYPAHNGPLAPPAGMVAHQHQGYMPQGLGQPPPSLPSIGSSGGPYHEFNVRVGGSVYPVSRESSQQDRPFKCDICTQCFSRNHDLKRHRRIHSATKPFPCPHCDKCFSRKDALKRHRYVKACSGKKSNPGPESSSAIPTGEASTAAEEDEDDDDEQDAPESPSLLPRKSIPSTPSQPQLTMKELKPKEPKVPRSMSPKFTFTRPSPKIIGPALTSTALTLAIPSTQLGKRWIIYTLEEGEASAPEYRPSQDT; encoded by the exons GAGATCTTATGATAGAAGACAACAGTACCGCGATGGACTGCCCCCTTTCTCGCTCCCGCCGTCATCCGGCTTTCCGCTTTCTGGGGCCGACGATAGAAGCCCCCAGGCAAGCGACCTACACTCCCCCAGCTCTGCCTACTCTTTATCCGCTGCCAGCAGCCCCGGGTTCCAACCGGCATGGAATTCAAAGCTATCttcacaacaccaagactcGGGATCCCAGGAACAGTATTACGCACGGAAGCCATTGCCCGGATCTCCGCCACaatcatcctctccatcccgATTCGGAGGTcagcttcctcccatcaccaGTCTTCTTCCGCCCGCTTCCCAGTATCCCCCCTCACTACATCCAAGCCATTATCCCGCGCATAATGGGCCTCTAGCTCCGCCCGCCGGAATGGTAGCTCATCAGCATCAAGGGTATATGCCCCAAGGATTGGGTCAACCGCCTCCGTCACTCCCATCAATAGGCAGTTCAGGTGGGCCGTATCATGAGTTCAACGTGCGGGTAGGAGGGAGTGTCTATCCGGTGTCAAGAGAGTCCTCTCAGCAAGATCGACCATTCAAATGTGATATTTGCACTCAGTGTTTCAGCCGAAACCACGATCTCAAACGACACAGAAGGATACACTCAGCCACAAAACCGTTTCCTTGTCCTCACTGCGACAAGTGCTTTTCACGCAAAGATGCCCTCAAG AGACATCGATATGTCAAGGCGTGCAGTGGCAAGAAATCAAACCCGGGGCCTGAATCCTCTTCTGCAATACCGACAGGCGAAGCCTCAActgcggccgaggaggacgaagacgacgatgatgagcaAGATGCTCCAGAGTCACCCTCATTGCTACCTCGAAAATCAATtccatccaccccttcacAGCCACAGTTGACCATGAAGGAGTTAAAGCCAAAGGAGCCAAAGGTACCCAGGTCCATGTCACCTAAGTTTACTTTTACTAGGCCATCACCAAAGATCATAGGGCCAGCTCTGACATCAACAGCCTTGACTCTTGCCATCCCGTCTACACAGCTTGGAAAACGGTGGATCATCTACACGCTCGAGGAAGGCGAGGCTTCTGCGCCGGAATATCGCCCGTCGCAAGATACCTAG